A stretch of the Lolium perenne isolate Kyuss_39 chromosome 3, Kyuss_2.0, whole genome shotgun sequence genome encodes the following:
- the LOC127344578 gene encoding uncharacterized protein isoform X2: protein MSPLSELVWSPDDGLSIKIAASSLSTRKASLRWNADTLNIVISSPQPSGGGGGGGARKSGDNVDASVRDAGEMPSQLRTCSDSTVRVSMASPNRTRNLDAQQSTSIRSQEQDSKCCGGINLMNEEKELSDNCCADKPNKEEVRSSPTRYCKDASHSVASKNSALRSISEKQIYCATTVPNGRSWADNIWRARLVKAISQRDYVLPNNALNAESPFGNTRKVPVKLSGFLDNKSDNHQDQVMQENHNGNRQDQVMQDNHDGNPQDQVTQGNHKDEPILARCESTSGVNPVSKCDSASGVNPVTRYESTTDVNPTKLEKGKEKVMHDQSNCVSKTKQDDDSNESMESCPSMKAPKREHAQYSTCEMSSRSKRFRREYNESSFSGLLPRNGSSFFNWMSSLTNGSTMLDRGTTVVSLDQKLSEATGHELAEHSMELQKNIRIPLQPVGFNSLFQSLYCHNVMTASRDTSDQSEMDCTEREADRLALNLNGSNSMLGKKISMGRGTVDVAIEDLAADSLQEDSGGGNGNFRDQTGVLPLRAGRNFKIPNASKSCSRTVIEKQNECHASSLNAATGINGGFTESLWVSRLLPKTSMKLMDATPCNVNSDLCAVSPKGAGDKLYPSSQQKFNVEKEFYNSQYFTSTGSDNGTTSSKCPVIPQEEHKQSETMASILAKRLDALRHAKTSAVRLAISCDYEISEERNQRKSPFVNYSSHDGLEAGQETQKSSSGHGRLVLWVGDKGKEQLCPGSDEESRGNMLSRGEGQHCGGSITGKTVAPHDNLEANTSAEYIDGKGFKNKEVGSDSMESLRQNKQIVPYGIISSDVCDQSSIIFGALQRLRLSRSDIIRWFTSPIMHTTLDGFFLRLRFGKWEEALGGTGYHVARINGALDRNRLSVTIRNSTCQVDSRFVSNHEFHEDELKAWWSAAMKGGWKLPSKEELSKKLRERELLRFQN, encoded by the exons ATGAGCCCCCTCTCCGAGCTGGTCTGGTCTCCGGATGATGGCCTGAGCATTAAAATCGCAGCCTCCAGCCTAAGCACAAGAAAAGCCTCTCTTCGCTGGAATGCGGACACTTTGAACATAGTGATATCTTCGCCTCAACcaagtggtggtggcggcggtggcggtgccagGAAGAGTGGTGATAACGTAGATGCCTCAGTAAGGGATGCTGGAGAAATGCCGTCGCAGCTACGAACTTGCAGTGACAGTACAGTGAGAGTATCCATGGCTAGTCCAAATAGAACACGAAACCTTGATGCGCAACAATCTACTTCTATAAGATCACAGGAACAAGATTCAA AATGCTGTGGAGGGATCAATTTGATGAACGAAGAGAAAGAATTGTCTGACAACTGCTGTGCAGATAAGCCGAATAAAGAGGAAGTGCGTAGTTCTCCCACAAGATACTGCAAGGACGCTTCTCACA GCGTGGCTTCCAAAAATAGTGCCCTGCGTAgtatttcagaaaaacagatctACTGTGCAACCACTGTCCCTAATGGAAGATCCTGGGCAGATAATATCTGGCGTGCTCGATTAGTAAAAGCAATTAGTCAGAGGGACTATGTTTTGCCGAACAATGCATTGAATGCAGAGTCACCTTTTGGTAATACAAGAAAGGTTCCAGTAAAGTTGTCAGGTTTTCTAGATAACAAAAGTGATAATCACCAAGATCAGGTTATGCAGGAAAACCATAATGGTAATCGCCAAGATCAGGTTATGCAGGATAACCATGATGGTAATCCCCAAGATCAGGTTACACAGGGAAATCATAAGGATGAGCCTATTCTTGCTAGATGTGAGTCAACATCTGGTGTTAACCCTGTTTCAAAATGTGACTCAGCATCTGGTGTTAATCCTGTCACAAGATATGAGTCTACAACGGATGTTAATCCTACAAAGCTTGAGAAGGGCAAAGAAAAGGTCATGCACGACCAGAGCAATTGTGTTAGCAAAACAAAGCAGGATGATGATAGCAATGAGAGTATGGAGAGCTGCCCAAGTATGAAAGCTCCAAAGAGAGAACATGCACAATACTCCACATGCGAGATGTCTTCTCGAAGTAAAAGATTTAGAAGGGAATACAATGAGAGTTCTTTCTCAGGATTGTTGCCCAGAAATGGTAGCTCGTTCTTTAACTGGATGTCATCTCTGACTAATGGATCAACCATGCTTGATAGAGGCACTACTGTTGTTTCACTTGATCAGAAGCTTTCAGAGGCTACAGGACATGAACTAGCAGAACATTCAATGGAGCTTCAAAAAAACATCAGAATTCCTCTGCAGCCTGTTGGCTTCAATTCTCTTTTTCAATCTCTTTATTGCCATAATGTTATGACAGCTTCAAGAGATACAAGTGATCAGTCAGAAATGGATTGCACTGAGCGCGAAGCTGACAGACTAGCACTGAATCTAAATGGTAGCAATTCTATGCTCGGCAAAAAGATTAGTATGGGCAGAGGAACTGTTGATGTGGCTATTGAGGATTTAGCTGCTGACAGCCTTCAAGAGGATTCAGGTGGTGGTAATGGCAATTTTAGAGATCAAACTGGAGTTCTCCCTTTGAGAGCCGGAAGAAACTTCAAGATACCCAACGCCAGCAAGTCGTGTTCTAGAACTGTCATAGAAAAACAAAATGAGTGCCATGCCAGCTCTTTGAATGCTGCAACGGGTATTAATGGTGGATTCACTGAAAGCTTGTGGGTAAGTCGTCTTTTGCCAAAAACCTCAATGAAACTGATGGATGCAACACCCTGCAATGTAAACAGTGATTTGTGTGCTGTCAGTCCAAAGGGTGCAGGTGATAAGTTGTATCCTTCATCTCAGCAGAAGTTTAATGTGGAGAAAGAATTCTACAATTCACAATACTTTACTAGCACAGGAAGTGACAATGGCACAACAAGCAGCAAATGtccagtgattcctcaagaagagCATAAGCAGTCAGAAACTATGGCTTCCATTCTCGCAAAGAGATTGGATGCACTCAGACATGCAAAGACCTCAGCAGTAAGGTTAGCTATCTCATGTGATTACGAAATATCTGAAGAGCGTAATCAGAGAAAGAGTCCTTTTGTTAATTACAGCAGCCATGATGGACTAGAGGCAGGACAAGAAACTCAAAAATCTTCTAGTGGACATGGACGGCTAGTTTTATGGGTAGGTGACAAAGGTAAGGAGCAATTATGTCCTGGCAGTGACGAGGAATCAAGAGGAAACATGTTATCTCGAGGTGAAGGTCAGCATTGTGGAGGGAGCATCACTGGAAAGACTGTAGCTCCTCATGATAATTTAGAAGCAAACACATCTGCTGAATATATTGATGGAAAAGGATTCAAAAATAAGGAAGTGGGTTCAGATTCCATGGAGAGTCTGCGACAAAACAAGCAAATTGTACCCTATGGTATTATCTCCAGTGATGTATGTGATCAATCAAGTATTATTTTTGGAGCCTTGCAGAGGCTTCGTTTGTCTCGATCAGATATCATAAG ATGGTTCACGTCACCAATAATGCACACTACCTTAGATGGCTTTTTCTTGCGTCTACGATTTGGTAAATGGGAAGAAGCATTGGGTGGCACAGGATACCATGTCGCACGCATAAATG GAGCATTGGATAGGAACCGCCTCTCTGTAACAATCAGGAACTCAACTTGCCAAGTAGATTCTCGCTTTGTATCCAACCATGAATTCCATGAG GATGAGCTGAAGGCATGGTGGTCTGCTGCCATGAAGGGTGGCTGGAAACTACCATCAAAAGAGGAACTTAGCAAGAAGTTAAGAGAAAGAGAACTACTTCGTTTTCAAAATTGA
- the LOC127344578 gene encoding uncharacterized protein isoform X3, which produces MNEEKELSDNCCADKPNKEEVRSSPTRYCKDASHSVASKNSALRSISEKQIYCATTVPNGRSWADNIWRARLVKAISQRDYVLPNNALNAESPFGNTRKVPVKLSGFLDNKSDNHQDQVMQENHNGNRQDQVMQDNHDGNPQDQVTQGNHKDEPILARCESTSGVNPVSKCDSASGVNPVTRYESTTDVNPTKLEKGKEKVMHDQSNCVSKTKQDDDSNESMESCPSMKAPKREHAQYSTCEMSSRSKRFRREYNESSFSGLLPRNGSSFFNWMSSLTNGSTMLDRGTTVVSLDQKLSEATGHELAEHSMELQKNIRIPLQPVGFNSLFQSLYCHNVMTASRDTSDQSEMDCTEREADRLALNLNGSNSMLGKKISMGRGTVDVAIEDLAADSLQEDSGGGNGNFRDQTGVLPLRAGRNFKIPNASKSCSRTVIEKQNECHASSLNAATGINGGFTESLWVSRLLPKTSMKLMDATPCNVNSDLCAVSPKGAGDKLYPSSQQKFNVEKEFYNSQYFTSTGSDNGTTSSKCPVIPQEEHKQSETMASILAKRLDALRHAKTSAVRLAISCDYEISEERNQRKSPFVNYSSHDGLEAGQETQKSSSGHGRLVLWVGDKGKEQLCPGSDEESRGNMLSRGEGQHCGGSITGKTVAPHDNLEANTSAEYIDGKGFKNKEVGSDSMESLRQNKQIVPYGIISSDVCDQSSIIFGALQRLRLSRSDIIRWFTSPIMHTTLDGFFLRLRFGKWEEALGGTGYHVARINGALDRNRLSVTIRNSTCQVDSRFVSNHEFHEDELKAWWSAAMKGGWKLPSKEELSKKLRERELLRFQN; this is translated from the exons ATGAACGAAGAGAAAGAATTGTCTGACAACTGCTGTGCAGATAAGCCGAATAAAGAGGAAGTGCGTAGTTCTCCCACAAGATACTGCAAGGACGCTTCTCACA GCGTGGCTTCCAAAAATAGTGCCCTGCGTAgtatttcagaaaaacagatctACTGTGCAACCACTGTCCCTAATGGAAGATCCTGGGCAGATAATATCTGGCGTGCTCGATTAGTAAAAGCAATTAGTCAGAGGGACTATGTTTTGCCGAACAATGCATTGAATGCAGAGTCACCTTTTGGTAATACAAGAAAGGTTCCAGTAAAGTTGTCAGGTTTTCTAGATAACAAAAGTGATAATCACCAAGATCAGGTTATGCAGGAAAACCATAATGGTAATCGCCAAGATCAGGTTATGCAGGATAACCATGATGGTAATCCCCAAGATCAGGTTACACAGGGAAATCATAAGGATGAGCCTATTCTTGCTAGATGTGAGTCAACATCTGGTGTTAACCCTGTTTCAAAATGTGACTCAGCATCTGGTGTTAATCCTGTCACAAGATATGAGTCTACAACGGATGTTAATCCTACAAAGCTTGAGAAGGGCAAAGAAAAGGTCATGCACGACCAGAGCAATTGTGTTAGCAAAACAAAGCAGGATGATGATAGCAATGAGAGTATGGAGAGCTGCCCAAGTATGAAAGCTCCAAAGAGAGAACATGCACAATACTCCACATGCGAGATGTCTTCTCGAAGTAAAAGATTTAGAAGGGAATACAATGAGAGTTCTTTCTCAGGATTGTTGCCCAGAAATGGTAGCTCGTTCTTTAACTGGATGTCATCTCTGACTAATGGATCAACCATGCTTGATAGAGGCACTACTGTTGTTTCACTTGATCAGAAGCTTTCAGAGGCTACAGGACATGAACTAGCAGAACATTCAATGGAGCTTCAAAAAAACATCAGAATTCCTCTGCAGCCTGTTGGCTTCAATTCTCTTTTTCAATCTCTTTATTGCCATAATGTTATGACAGCTTCAAGAGATACAAGTGATCAGTCAGAAATGGATTGCACTGAGCGCGAAGCTGACAGACTAGCACTGAATCTAAATGGTAGCAATTCTATGCTCGGCAAAAAGATTAGTATGGGCAGAGGAACTGTTGATGTGGCTATTGAGGATTTAGCTGCTGACAGCCTTCAAGAGGATTCAGGTGGTGGTAATGGCAATTTTAGAGATCAAACTGGAGTTCTCCCTTTGAGAGCCGGAAGAAACTTCAAGATACCCAACGCCAGCAAGTCGTGTTCTAGAACTGTCATAGAAAAACAAAATGAGTGCCATGCCAGCTCTTTGAATGCTGCAACGGGTATTAATGGTGGATTCACTGAAAGCTTGTGGGTAAGTCGTCTTTTGCCAAAAACCTCAATGAAACTGATGGATGCAACACCCTGCAATGTAAACAGTGATTTGTGTGCTGTCAGTCCAAAGGGTGCAGGTGATAAGTTGTATCCTTCATCTCAGCAGAAGTTTAATGTGGAGAAAGAATTCTACAATTCACAATACTTTACTAGCACAGGAAGTGACAATGGCACAACAAGCAGCAAATGtccagtgattcctcaagaagagCATAAGCAGTCAGAAACTATGGCTTCCATTCTCGCAAAGAGATTGGATGCACTCAGACATGCAAAGACCTCAGCAGTAAGGTTAGCTATCTCATGTGATTACGAAATATCTGAAGAGCGTAATCAGAGAAAGAGTCCTTTTGTTAATTACAGCAGCCATGATGGACTAGAGGCAGGACAAGAAACTCAAAAATCTTCTAGTGGACATGGACGGCTAGTTTTATGGGTAGGTGACAAAGGTAAGGAGCAATTATGTCCTGGCAGTGACGAGGAATCAAGAGGAAACATGTTATCTCGAGGTGAAGGTCAGCATTGTGGAGGGAGCATCACTGGAAAGACTGTAGCTCCTCATGATAATTTAGAAGCAAACACATCTGCTGAATATATTGATGGAAAAGGATTCAAAAATAAGGAAGTGGGTTCAGATTCCATGGAGAGTCTGCGACAAAACAAGCAAATTGTACCCTATGGTATTATCTCCAGTGATGTATGTGATCAATCAAGTATTATTTTTGGAGCCTTGCAGAGGCTTCGTTTGTCTCGATCAGATATCATAAG ATGGTTCACGTCACCAATAATGCACACTACCTTAGATGGCTTTTTCTTGCGTCTACGATTTGGTAAATGGGAAGAAGCATTGGGTGGCACAGGATACCATGTCGCACGCATAAATG GAGCATTGGATAGGAACCGCCTCTCTGTAACAATCAGGAACTCAACTTGCCAAGTAGATTCTCGCTTTGTATCCAACCATGAATTCCATGAG GATGAGCTGAAGGCATGGTGGTCTGCTGCCATGAAGGGTGGCTGGAAACTACCATCAAAAGAGGAACTTAGCAAGAAGTTAAGAGAAAGAGAACTACTTCGTTTTCAAAATTGA
- the LOC127344578 gene encoding uncharacterized protein isoform X1 yields MAHGGHSGAGVNAIQTSGMSPLSELVWSPDDGLSIKIAASSLSTRKASLRWNADTLNIVISSPQPSGGGGGGGARKSGDNVDASVRDAGEMPSQLRTCSDSTVRVSMASPNRTRNLDAQQSTSIRSQEQDSKCCGGINLMNEEKELSDNCCADKPNKEEVRSSPTRYCKDASHSVASKNSALRSISEKQIYCATTVPNGRSWADNIWRARLVKAISQRDYVLPNNALNAESPFGNTRKVPVKLSGFLDNKSDNHQDQVMQENHNGNRQDQVMQDNHDGNPQDQVTQGNHKDEPILARCESTSGVNPVSKCDSASGVNPVTRYESTTDVNPTKLEKGKEKVMHDQSNCVSKTKQDDDSNESMESCPSMKAPKREHAQYSTCEMSSRSKRFRREYNESSFSGLLPRNGSSFFNWMSSLTNGSTMLDRGTTVVSLDQKLSEATGHELAEHSMELQKNIRIPLQPVGFNSLFQSLYCHNVMTASRDTSDQSEMDCTEREADRLALNLNGSNSMLGKKISMGRGTVDVAIEDLAADSLQEDSGGGNGNFRDQTGVLPLRAGRNFKIPNASKSCSRTVIEKQNECHASSLNAATGINGGFTESLWVSRLLPKTSMKLMDATPCNVNSDLCAVSPKGAGDKLYPSSQQKFNVEKEFYNSQYFTSTGSDNGTTSSKCPVIPQEEHKQSETMASILAKRLDALRHAKTSAVRLAISCDYEISEERNQRKSPFVNYSSHDGLEAGQETQKSSSGHGRLVLWVGDKGKEQLCPGSDEESRGNMLSRGEGQHCGGSITGKTVAPHDNLEANTSAEYIDGKGFKNKEVGSDSMESLRQNKQIVPYGIISSDVCDQSSIIFGALQRLRLSRSDIIRWFTSPIMHTTLDGFFLRLRFGKWEEALGGTGYHVARINGALDRNRLSVTIRNSTCQVDSRFVSNHEFHEDELKAWWSAAMKGGWKLPSKEELSKKLRERELLRFQN; encoded by the exons ATG GCACATGGTGGACATTCAGGTGCAGGTGTAAATGCAATCCAAACATCCGG cATGAGCCCCCTCTCCGAGCTGGTCTGGTCTCCGGATGATGGCCTGAGCATTAAAATCGCAGCCTCCAGCCTAAGCACAAGAAAAGCCTCTCTTCGCTGGAATGCGGACACTTTGAACATAGTGATATCTTCGCCTCAACcaagtggtggtggcggcggtggcggtgccagGAAGAGTGGTGATAACGTAGATGCCTCAGTAAGGGATGCTGGAGAAATGCCGTCGCAGCTACGAACTTGCAGTGACAGTACAGTGAGAGTATCCATGGCTAGTCCAAATAGAACACGAAACCTTGATGCGCAACAATCTACTTCTATAAGATCACAGGAACAAGATTCAA AATGCTGTGGAGGGATCAATTTGATGAACGAAGAGAAAGAATTGTCTGACAACTGCTGTGCAGATAAGCCGAATAAAGAGGAAGTGCGTAGTTCTCCCACAAGATACTGCAAGGACGCTTCTCACA GCGTGGCTTCCAAAAATAGTGCCCTGCGTAgtatttcagaaaaacagatctACTGTGCAACCACTGTCCCTAATGGAAGATCCTGGGCAGATAATATCTGGCGTGCTCGATTAGTAAAAGCAATTAGTCAGAGGGACTATGTTTTGCCGAACAATGCATTGAATGCAGAGTCACCTTTTGGTAATACAAGAAAGGTTCCAGTAAAGTTGTCAGGTTTTCTAGATAACAAAAGTGATAATCACCAAGATCAGGTTATGCAGGAAAACCATAATGGTAATCGCCAAGATCAGGTTATGCAGGATAACCATGATGGTAATCCCCAAGATCAGGTTACACAGGGAAATCATAAGGATGAGCCTATTCTTGCTAGATGTGAGTCAACATCTGGTGTTAACCCTGTTTCAAAATGTGACTCAGCATCTGGTGTTAATCCTGTCACAAGATATGAGTCTACAACGGATGTTAATCCTACAAAGCTTGAGAAGGGCAAAGAAAAGGTCATGCACGACCAGAGCAATTGTGTTAGCAAAACAAAGCAGGATGATGATAGCAATGAGAGTATGGAGAGCTGCCCAAGTATGAAAGCTCCAAAGAGAGAACATGCACAATACTCCACATGCGAGATGTCTTCTCGAAGTAAAAGATTTAGAAGGGAATACAATGAGAGTTCTTTCTCAGGATTGTTGCCCAGAAATGGTAGCTCGTTCTTTAACTGGATGTCATCTCTGACTAATGGATCAACCATGCTTGATAGAGGCACTACTGTTGTTTCACTTGATCAGAAGCTTTCAGAGGCTACAGGACATGAACTAGCAGAACATTCAATGGAGCTTCAAAAAAACATCAGAATTCCTCTGCAGCCTGTTGGCTTCAATTCTCTTTTTCAATCTCTTTATTGCCATAATGTTATGACAGCTTCAAGAGATACAAGTGATCAGTCAGAAATGGATTGCACTGAGCGCGAAGCTGACAGACTAGCACTGAATCTAAATGGTAGCAATTCTATGCTCGGCAAAAAGATTAGTATGGGCAGAGGAACTGTTGATGTGGCTATTGAGGATTTAGCTGCTGACAGCCTTCAAGAGGATTCAGGTGGTGGTAATGGCAATTTTAGAGATCAAACTGGAGTTCTCCCTTTGAGAGCCGGAAGAAACTTCAAGATACCCAACGCCAGCAAGTCGTGTTCTAGAACTGTCATAGAAAAACAAAATGAGTGCCATGCCAGCTCTTTGAATGCTGCAACGGGTATTAATGGTGGATTCACTGAAAGCTTGTGGGTAAGTCGTCTTTTGCCAAAAACCTCAATGAAACTGATGGATGCAACACCCTGCAATGTAAACAGTGATTTGTGTGCTGTCAGTCCAAAGGGTGCAGGTGATAAGTTGTATCCTTCATCTCAGCAGAAGTTTAATGTGGAGAAAGAATTCTACAATTCACAATACTTTACTAGCACAGGAAGTGACAATGGCACAACAAGCAGCAAATGtccagtgattcctcaagaagagCATAAGCAGTCAGAAACTATGGCTTCCATTCTCGCAAAGAGATTGGATGCACTCAGACATGCAAAGACCTCAGCAGTAAGGTTAGCTATCTCATGTGATTACGAAATATCTGAAGAGCGTAATCAGAGAAAGAGTCCTTTTGTTAATTACAGCAGCCATGATGGACTAGAGGCAGGACAAGAAACTCAAAAATCTTCTAGTGGACATGGACGGCTAGTTTTATGGGTAGGTGACAAAGGTAAGGAGCAATTATGTCCTGGCAGTGACGAGGAATCAAGAGGAAACATGTTATCTCGAGGTGAAGGTCAGCATTGTGGAGGGAGCATCACTGGAAAGACTGTAGCTCCTCATGATAATTTAGAAGCAAACACATCTGCTGAATATATTGATGGAAAAGGATTCAAAAATAAGGAAGTGGGTTCAGATTCCATGGAGAGTCTGCGACAAAACAAGCAAATTGTACCCTATGGTATTATCTCCAGTGATGTATGTGATCAATCAAGTATTATTTTTGGAGCCTTGCAGAGGCTTCGTTTGTCTCGATCAGATATCATAAG ATGGTTCACGTCACCAATAATGCACACTACCTTAGATGGCTTTTTCTTGCGTCTACGATTTGGTAAATGGGAAGAAGCATTGGGTGGCACAGGATACCATGTCGCACGCATAAATG GAGCATTGGATAGGAACCGCCTCTCTGTAACAATCAGGAACTCAACTTGCCAAGTAGATTCTCGCTTTGTATCCAACCATGAATTCCATGAG GATGAGCTGAAGGCATGGTGGTCTGCTGCCATGAAGGGTGGCTGGAAACTACCATCAAAAGAGGAACTTAGCAAGAAGTTAAGAGAAAGAGAACTACTTCGTTTTCAAAATTGA